In Desulfuromonas sp. KJ2020, a single window of DNA contains:
- a CDS encoding transcription elongation factor GreAB has product MNKHQLLQQIIATLHADLAVLSHAARAAHAAATHEECQPDNKYDTTALEASYIAQGQANRAQDIRSALATYSKLELRTFDDNTPIRLTALVTLEGEDGVRRQVFIGPEAGGLKISDGDDEIVVITPASPMGRSLIGKCVGDEVQTGSAGVRKSLSIEEVR; this is encoded by the coding sequence ATGAACAAGCATCAGCTTTTGCAGCAGATCATCGCGACCCTGCATGCGGATCTCGCCGTGCTTTCCCATGCCGCCCGCGCGGCCCATGCGGCGGCAACCCATGAAGAATGCCAGCCGGACAACAAATATGACACCACCGCCCTGGAGGCGTCGTACATCGCTCAGGGACAGGCGAACCGTGCCCAGGACATCCGCTCAGCTCTGGCCACTTACAGCAAGCTGGAACTAAGGACCTTTGACGACAATACGCCGATCCGCCTGACGGCCCTGGTCACTCTTGAGGGAGAGGACGGTGTCCGCCGGCAGGTTTTTATCGGCCCCGAAGCCGGTGGTCTCAAGATTTCAGACGGTGACGATGAAATCGTCGTGATTACCCCAGCCTCACCAATGGGCCGAAGCCTGATCGGCAAATGCGTGGGGGATGAGGTTCAAACGGGGTCAGCCGGGGTGCGGAAAAGCCTGAGTATTGAAGAGGTGCGCTAA
- a CDS encoding 4Fe-4S double cluster binding domain-containing protein — protein MTRTEKIKEHARNLGADLVGVADLALLEGIDTEPADLLGPYRHALALAVKLPNAVFEQLPGRPTPLYAQVYLNANALLDQIALRLCAHIEGQGYAALPIPASQPLDMTVFRSHLSAKAVANTAGLGWQGKSLLIVTPEYGPRVRLVTVLTDMPLQADKPLKNRCGSCTCCTEACVAGAIRNVSTDFHYASREEALDFQKCADKLVNEFSPMENIGKPICGICIQVCPWGRKLKGRGACSEV, from the coding sequence GTGACCAGAACAGAGAAAATCAAGGAACACGCCAGAAATCTCGGCGCCGACCTGGTCGGTGTCGCCGATCTGGCCCTGCTCGAAGGCATCGACACCGAGCCCGCCGACCTGCTCGGCCCCTACCGCCACGCCCTTGCCCTGGCGGTCAAGCTCCCCAACGCCGTTTTCGAACAGCTGCCGGGCCGGCCAACGCCGCTCTACGCGCAGGTGTACCTCAACGCCAATGCTTTGCTCGATCAGATTGCCCTGCGGCTGTGCGCCCATATCGAGGGGCAAGGCTACGCGGCTCTGCCCATACCGGCCTCGCAACCCCTCGACATGACCGTATTCCGCTCCCACCTCTCCGCCAAGGCGGTGGCCAATACCGCCGGGTTGGGCTGGCAAGGCAAGAGCCTGCTCATCGTCACGCCGGAATACGGCCCCCGGGTCCGTCTGGTGACCGTGCTGACGGACATGCCCCTGCAGGCGGACAAGCCGCTTAAAAACCGCTGCGGCTCCTGTACCTGCTGCACCGAGGCCTGCGTGGCCGGGGCGATCCGCAACGTCTCCACCGATTTCCACTATGCCAGCCGCGAGGAGGCCCTCGATTTTCAGAAGTGCGCCGACAAGCTGGTGAACGAATTCAGCCCGATGGAAAACATCGGTAAGCCGATCTGCGGCATCTGCATCCAGGTCTGTCCCTGGGGACGGAAGCTGAAGGGGAGGGGTGCATGCTCCGAGGTCTAA
- a CDS encoding acyl-CoA dehydrogenase family protein, which produces MHIELTEEQKLIQDTARDFARNQLEPVAAKLDQDKDRDTLLGNLKQLAELGFMGLNVKEEYGGSEAGVVAFSVAMTEIARACASTAVTVSVNNMVCEVIQAIGSEEQKQNYIPKICSGEYAAGSFGLTETCAGSDPSGMVTQAVRDGDHYVLNGSKIFITSAPYAGVFVVWAVTDKEAPKGKGISCFLVEAGTPGLLIGKEEEKMGQHASATNELIFQDCRVPASALMGKENDGFRIAVAELAGGRIGIGSLGLGVGLAAMDHASRYATERVQFGQKISNFQALQWMIADAYTELEAARLLLMNAACRKEQGRSFAKEASMAKLFATEAANRACYQAMQMLGGYGYTKDYPIERYARDARITTIYEGTSEIQRLIISREILRNLAA; this is translated from the coding sequence ATGCATATTGAACTGACAGAAGAACAGAAGCTGATCCAGGATACGGCCCGGGATTTTGCCCGCAACCAATTGGAGCCCGTGGCTGCCAAGCTCGACCAGGACAAGGACCGTGACACGCTGCTGGGCAATCTCAAGCAGCTGGCCGAACTCGGCTTTATGGGACTGAACGTCAAGGAAGAGTACGGCGGCTCCGAGGCCGGCGTGGTTGCCTTCAGCGTGGCCATGACGGAGATCGCCCGTGCCTGCGCCTCGACGGCGGTGACGGTGTCGGTGAACAACATGGTCTGCGAGGTCATCCAGGCCATCGGTTCCGAGGAGCAGAAGCAAAACTACATTCCAAAAATCTGCAGCGGGGAATACGCCGCCGGTAGCTTCGGTCTGACCGAGACCTGCGCCGGTTCCGATCCTTCCGGCATGGTGACCCAGGCGGTGCGGGACGGCGATCATTACGTCCTGAACGGCTCCAAGATTTTCATCACCAGCGCGCCCTATGCCGGGGTCTTCGTGGTCTGGGCGGTCACGGACAAAGAGGCGCCCAAGGGTAAGGGGATCAGCTGCTTCCTGGTGGAGGCCGGCACGCCGGGCCTGCTCATCGGCAAGGAAGAGGAGAAGATGGGCCAGCATGCCTCGGCGACCAACGAGTTGATCTTTCAGGATTGCCGGGTGCCGGCCTCGGCCCTGATGGGCAAGGAGAACGACGGCTTCCGCATCGCCGTGGCCGAGCTGGCCGGCGGCCGCATCGGCATCGGCTCCCTCGGCCTCGGCGTCGGTCTGGCGGCCATGGACCATGCCTCGCGTTATGCGACGGAAAGGGTCCAGTTCGGGCAGAAGATCAGCAACTTTCAGGCCCTTCAGTGGATGATCGCCGACGCCTACACCGAGCTGGAGGCGGCCCGCCTGCTGCTGATGAACGCGGCCTGCCGCAAGGAGCAGGGCCGATCCTTCGCCAAGGAAGCTTCCATGGCCAAGCTCTTTGCCACCGAAGCGGCCAACCGGGCCTGCTATCAGGCCATGCAGATGCTGGGGGGCTACGGCTACACGAAGGACTATCCCATCGAACGCTACGCCCGCGACGCCCGCATCACGACGATCTACGAGGGTACCAGTGAAATCCAGCGGCTGATTATTTCCCGTGAAATTCTGCGAAATCTGGCCGCCTAA
- a CDS encoding class I SAM-dependent methyltransferase: MKFYNKHILPNLVHFACSLKPAMQLREKVVPLARGQVLEVGIGTGLNLPYYDAAKVTHLWALDPSPEMVRKAELKARKVTFPVEFLDLPCEDIPLETASVDAVLVTYTLCTIVDVQQALREIGRVLKPEGELIFCEHGLAPDVRIRRWQNRLAPAWRCLGGGCHLNRDIPRLIEEGGFRIQEMQSAYISGWGPASYNTWGVATWLQRPQVSVAEISQPERGG, from the coding sequence ATGAAATTTTACAACAAACATATTCTACCGAATCTGGTGCACTTTGCCTGCAGCCTGAAACCCGCCATGCAGCTGCGCGAAAAGGTGGTGCCCCTGGCTCGCGGCCAGGTGCTGGAAGTCGGCATCGGTACGGGCCTGAATCTTCCCTATTATGATGCGGCCAAGGTGACCCATCTCTGGGCGCTCGATCCTTCCCCCGAAATGGTCCGAAAAGCCGAACTGAAGGCACGAAAAGTGACTTTTCCGGTCGAGTTCCTTGATCTGCCCTGCGAGGACATCCCGTTGGAGACGGCGAGTGTTGACGCGGTGCTGGTCACCTACACCCTGTGCACCATCGTGGACGTGCAGCAGGCGTTGCGTGAGATAGGGCGGGTACTCAAACCGGAGGGCGAACTGATCTTTTGTGAGCATGGCCTGGCTCCCGATGTGCGCATCCGCCGCTGGCAGAACCGTCTGGCTCCCGCGTGGAGATGCCTTGGGGGCGGCTGCCATCTGAACCGCGATATCCCCAGGCTGATTGAGGAGGGCGGGTTTCGGATTCAGGAGATGCAGTCGGCGTATATATCAGGTTGGGGCCCGGCGTCCTACAACACCTGGGGGGTGGCAACCTGGCTCCAGCGTCCGCAGGTTTCGGTGGCCGAAATATCTCAGCCAGAGAGGGGAGGATAG
- a CDS encoding DUF808 domain-containing protein — protein sequence MAGSSLLTLLDDIATLLDDISVMTKVAAKKTAGVLGDDLALNAEQVTGIRADRELPVVWAVAKGSFKNKLILVPAALLISALAPWAITPLLMVGGAYLCYEGFEKLVHKFGSHKGDKETEHAEKLRALSHPEVDLVALEKDKIKGAVRTDFILSAEIIVIALGTVQGKALGLQVAVVSTIALLVTVGVYALVGGIVKMDDAGLHLIRRQGPAFSDRFRRMIGAALLRLAPLLMKFLSVVGTAAMFLVGGGILMHGLPGGAAVAHAVVEFVHGFGSIGEVLAIVTPLLVDGLGGMVAGGLVLGAIQLVRALVNRFRPVGQK from the coding sequence ATGGCTGGCAGCAGTTTACTGACCCTTCTCGATGATATCGCCACCCTGCTGGACGATATCTCGGTGATGACCAAGGTCGCCGCCAAAAAGACCGCCGGTGTGCTGGGGGACGACCTGGCCCTCAACGCGGAGCAGGTCACGGGCATTCGCGCCGATCGGGAGCTGCCGGTGGTCTGGGCGGTGGCCAAGGGGTCCTTTAAAAACAAGCTCATTCTGGTGCCGGCGGCTCTGCTGATCAGCGCCCTGGCGCCCTGGGCCATTACTCCGCTGCTGATGGTCGGCGGGGCTTACCTCTGCTACGAGGGCTTCGAGAAGCTGGTTCACAAGTTCGGGTCTCACAAAGGGGACAAGGAGACCGAACACGCCGAGAAGCTTCGCGCCCTGAGCCATCCCGAGGTGGATCTGGTGGCTTTGGAGAAGGACAAGATCAAGGGGGCCGTGCGCACCGACTTCATCCTTTCCGCCGAGATCATCGTGATTGCCCTTGGCACCGTGCAGGGCAAAGCGCTCGGGTTGCAGGTGGCGGTGGTTTCGACGATTGCCCTGCTGGTCACCGTCGGGGTCTATGCGCTGGTCGGGGGCATCGTCAAGATGGATGACGCCGGCCTCCACCTGATTCGTCGGCAAGGCCCCGCTTTTTCTGACCGCTTCCGTCGCATGATCGGCGCGGCCCTGTTGCGGCTGGCGCCCCTGTTGATGAAGTTTTTGTCGGTTGTCGGCACCGCCGCCATGTTCCTGGTCGGTGGCGGCATCCTCATGCATGGCCTGCCTGGCGGCGCCGCTGTGGCCCACGCCGTGGTTGAATTCGTTCATGGCTTCGGTTCGATTGGCGAGGTTCTCGCCATCGTGACGCCCCTACTGGTGGACGGTTTGGGCGGCATGGTCGCGGGCGGCCTGGTGCTAGGAGCGATTCAGCTTGTTAGGGCCCTAGTGAACCGTTTCAGGCCTGTCGGACAAAAGTGA
- a CDS encoding response regulator has product MTDTTLRVLIVEDDPRISELHRRFVEKIPGFEVVAVANTLAEGEEMVEVLGPDLVLLDLFFPEGHGLDLLRRMRKGETQSDVILITAAREMASLQEALRGGIFDYIVKPVYFPRFQEALEKFRRYRLRLDSGGQLEQQEIDRLLHSSATKTSEPDVDMTPKGIDPLTLKKVRQVFDDPAVADLSADEVGQRIGASRSTARRYLEFLITEGYLKADLIYGVVGRPERRYVRNR; this is encoded by the coding sequence ATGACCGACACAACGCTCAGGGTGCTTATCGTCGAGGATGATCCGCGTATTTCGGAACTTCACCGACGTTTCGTGGAAAAAATCCCCGGCTTCGAGGTGGTGGCGGTGGCCAACACCCTGGCCGAAGGCGAGGAGATGGTGGAAGTGCTGGGGCCCGATCTGGTTCTGCTTGACCTGTTCTTTCCAGAAGGCCATGGACTCGACCTCCTGCGCCGTATGCGGAAAGGGGAGACCCAAAGCGATGTCATTCTCATTACAGCCGCCCGCGAGATGGCCTCTTTGCAGGAAGCCTTGCGCGGCGGCATTTTTGACTATATTGTCAAACCCGTGTATTTCCCCCGATTTCAGGAGGCGCTTGAAAAGTTTCGCCGTTACCGGCTCCGTCTCGATTCGGGCGGCCAGCTGGAACAACAGGAAATCGACCGGTTGCTGCATTCGTCGGCTACCAAAACATCCGAGCCTGACGTCGATATGACTCCCAAGGGCATCGATCCGCTGACCTTGAAAAAGGTGCGACAGGTCTTCGACGATCCTGCGGTCGCCGACCTCAGCGCCGACGAGGTCGGTCAGCGCATCGGCGCCAGCCGTTCCACCGCCCGCCGCTATCTGGAGTTTCTTATCACGGAAGGTTATCTCAAGGCCGATCTCATCTACGGTGTGGTGGGCCGGCCTGAACGCCGCTATGTGCGCAACCGCTGA
- a CDS encoding CoA transferase, which translates to MLRGLRIVNLAVNLPGPAAAQRLQALGATVVKVEPPGGDPMALYSQPWYADMMEGQQVHRCDLKDPQGKKSLFALLESADALITATRPAALKRLGLDFDSLHPLFPDLCMVSIIGYPAPDDDEAGHDLTYQARMGLLDPPHMPRTLISDLAGAEQTVSAVLALLVQRGRTGEAGQAVVPLSEAAAFFAEPLRYGSTVAGGILGGGLPEYNIYQARDGWVAVAALEPHFKSRLEQLLDIRRQEDYQTVFAGQTTAYWKLWAQSHDLPLETVV; encoded by the coding sequence ATGCTCCGAGGTCTAAGGATTGTCAACCTGGCCGTCAATCTGCCGGGACCGGCGGCGGCCCAGCGCCTGCAGGCTCTGGGCGCCACCGTCGTCAAGGTGGAGCCGCCTGGTGGCGACCCGATGGCGCTCTACAGCCAGCCATGGTACGCCGACATGATGGAAGGGCAGCAGGTCCATCGGTGTGATCTGAAGGATCCGCAGGGTAAGAAATCGCTCTTTGCCTTATTGGAAAGCGCCGATGCCCTCATTACGGCGACGCGGCCAGCCGCCCTGAAACGGCTGGGCCTCGATTTTGACTCACTGCACCCCCTGTTCCCTGATCTGTGCATGGTGTCCATTATCGGTTATCCGGCCCCCGACGACGACGAGGCCGGGCATGACCTGACCTATCAGGCCAGGATGGGGCTCCTCGATCCTCCGCACATGCCGCGTACCCTGATTTCTGACCTGGCCGGCGCCGAGCAGACCGTTTCCGCTGTTCTGGCTTTGCTGGTTCAGCGTGGACGAACGGGCGAGGCGGGCCAGGCTGTGGTGCCCCTCTCCGAAGCCGCGGCATTTTTTGCCGAGCCGCTGCGCTACGGCAGCACCGTCGCCGGCGGCATCCTGGGAGGTGGTCTGCCCGAATACAATATCTACCAGGCCCGTGACGGCTGGGTGGCCGTAGCCGCCCTTGAGCCGCATTTCAAAAGCAGGCTGGAACAGCTGCTGGATATCCGCAGGCAGGAGGATTATCAGACTGTGTTTGCCGGCCAGACAACCGCTTACTGGAAACTGTGGGCACAGAGCCATGATCTGCCATTGGAAACAGTTGTTTAG
- the cobO gene encoding cob(I)yrinic acid a,c-diamide adenosyltransferase: MEQGRVQVYTGNGKGKTTAALGLALRAVGRGFKVCMVQFIKGGGEYGEHEAARRLAPLLTIHQTGRDNWIFKDKLDPEDIRVAQEALVLARQALTSGDYDLVILDEINGAVWFGLLSVEDILDLMAARPASVELVLTGRSADPRVIETADLVTEMTEIKHYYQQGVPARIGIEK, encoded by the coding sequence ATGGAACAGGGACGGGTACAGGTCTATACGGGCAACGGCAAGGGTAAGACCACGGCGGCGCTGGGGCTGGCCCTGCGGGCCGTCGGGCGCGGCTTCAAGGTCTGCATGGTGCAGTTCATCAAGGGGGGCGGCGAATACGGCGAACATGAGGCCGCCCGCCGCCTGGCGCCCCTGTTGACCATCCACCAGACGGGGCGCGATAACTGGATCTTCAAGGACAAACTCGACCCCGAGGATATCCGCGTCGCGCAGGAGGCGCTGGTGCTGGCACGGCAGGCCCTCACGAGCGGCGACTACGACCTGGTCATTCTCGATGAAATCAACGGTGCCGTCTGGTTCGGTCTGCTGTCAGTGGAAGACATTCTGGACCTGATGGCGGCGCGACCCGCTTCCGTCGAATTGGTGCTGACGGGCCGTAGTGCCGACCCCCGCGTCATCGAGACGGCGGACCTGGTCACGGAGATGACCGAGATCAAGCACTACTACCAGCAAGGGGTGCCGGCCAGAATCGGCATCGAGAAATAG
- a CDS encoding CoA-transferase subunit beta, producing the protein MSDFASPGEYGLADLLCCAAAHEVQDNEIVFAGTGLPMVAIMLAQQTHAPNLKLIFEAGTLDGRPPEIPTSVGDARCEMGASRASGLYDAFSIAQRGYVDLGFLGGAEVDQYGNVNTTCIGDYLDPELRLTGSGGNPDINSFASRTVFIMVHEKRRFVEKVSYITSPGWRVKKWPGGEFVHRRELYGAAYRGGPSAIISTLGVFRFDEEDGHMYLDTCHPGSTPAQIQEQCQFDLDVSRVKGETAVPTREELRLIHDVLDPDEIFIPKAKK; encoded by the coding sequence ATGAGCGACTTTGCATCCCCCGGCGAATACGGGCTGGCCGACCTGCTGTGCTGTGCCGCCGCCCATGAGGTGCAGGATAACGAAATCGTCTTTGCCGGCACCGGCCTGCCCATGGTCGCCATCATGCTGGCCCAGCAGACCCATGCCCCCAACCTGAAGCTGATCTTCGAAGCCGGCACCCTCGACGGCCGCCCGCCGGAAATCCCCACCTCCGTCGGCGACGCCCGCTGCGAAATGGGCGCTTCCCGCGCCTCCGGCCTCTATGACGCCTTCAGCATCGCCCAGCGCGGCTACGTCGATCTCGGTTTCCTCGGCGGCGCCGAAGTCGACCAGTACGGCAACGTTAACACCACCTGCATCGGTGACTACCTCGACCCCGAACTGCGGCTGACCGGCAGCGGCGGCAACCCCGACATCAACTCCTTCGCCAGCCGCACCGTCTTCATCATGGTGCACGAAAAGCGCCGTTTTGTCGAAAAGGTGAGCTACATCACCAGTCCCGGCTGGCGCGTGAAGAAGTGGCCCGGCGGCGAGTTCGTCCATCGGCGCGAATTGTATGGCGCCGCCTACCGTGGCGGCCCCTCGGCCATTATCAGCACCCTGGGCGTGTTCCGCTTTGACGAGGAGGACGGCCACATGTATCTCGACACCTGTCACCCCGGCAGCACGCCGGCCCAGATTCAGGAGCAGTGCCAGTTCGACCTTGACGTGTCGCGGGTCAAGGGCGAAACGGCGGTGCCGACTCGGGAAGAGCTGCGCCTCATCCACGACGTCCTCGACCCGGACGAGATCTTCATCCCCAAAGCCAAAAAATAA
- a CDS encoding CoA transferase subunit A, producing MSKSKRITVQQAAEIIKDGSSLTFSGFTIWRRPFAVVFELIRQQRRNLHLIEVNGGPQTEFLVGAGCVDIWESCWVGHELYGKYGANLSRKVAEKQILVEDYSHAEMMFRFAAAAAGAPYAATQTSLGTDIHNPAYDTLGQAGRRDGKRIAKHKYLFTEDPFFDGGQLVQVPAVKVDVALLCVQQVGEEGTVRVSGQYYSDPEAARAADITIAVAEEIVPEEYLRRHADQNTIPSFEVDYIVECPFGAHPTGMFGRYDVDGAFLKNFYNGTRTQEGFDAFAQEWIHGLDHTGYLEKLGWPRMLKLRANTAMNYSPREKKGGN from the coding sequence ATGAGCAAAAGCAAGCGCATCACGGTACAGCAGGCCGCCGAAATCATCAAAGACGGCTCCAGCCTGACCTTCTCCGGCTTCACCATCTGGCGCCGACCCTTTGCTGTCGTCTTTGAACTGATTCGGCAGCAGCGCCGGAACCTGCACCTCATCGAGGTCAACGGCGGGCCGCAGACGGAGTTTCTGGTGGGGGCGGGTTGCGTGGATATCTGGGAATCCTGCTGGGTGGGGCACGAGCTCTACGGCAAGTACGGCGCCAACCTGTCGCGCAAGGTGGCTGAGAAGCAGATCCTCGTCGAGGACTACAGCCATGCCGAGATGATGTTCCGGTTCGCCGCCGCCGCGGCCGGGGCGCCCTACGCGGCCACGCAGACCTCCCTGGGCACGGACATCCATAACCCGGCCTACGACACCCTCGGCCAGGCGGGCCGACGCGACGGCAAGCGCATCGCCAAACACAAGTATCTCTTTACCGAGGATCCCTTCTTCGATGGCGGCCAGCTGGTGCAGGTGCCGGCGGTGAAGGTCGACGTGGCCCTGCTCTGCGTGCAGCAGGTGGGGGAAGAGGGGACCGTGCGGGTCAGCGGGCAGTACTATTCCGACCCGGAGGCCGCCCGCGCCGCCGATATCACCATCGCCGTGGCCGAAGAGATCGTGCCGGAGGAGTACCTGCGCCGCCATGCCGACCAGAACACCATCCCCAGTTTCGAGGTCGACTACATCGTCGAGTGTCCCTTTGGCGCCCATCCCACCGGCATGTTCGGCCGGTACGATGTGGACGGGGCGTTTCTGAAGAATTTCTACAACGGCACCCGCACCCAGGAAGGCTTCGACGCCTTTGCCCAGGAATGGATCCACGGCCTTGATCACACCGGCTATCTGGAGAAGCTCGGCTGGCCGCGCATGCTCAAACTGCGGGCCAACACCGCCATGAATTACAGCCCGCGCGAGAAGAAGGGAGGGAATTGA
- a CDS encoding sensor histidine kinase: MDFDPDQTSLLERIDRLLPRSLQLKLSLLVTGLLVLLISLVGALFSDFLRHSLLEEIGAKALDVAHAVSYDPEVLEGLLTQDSARTQAVAEKIRQATGAQYVVIGDSRGIRYSHPDPSRIGHPFVGGDLGPALQEGRAYVSRAVGTLGESLRGIVPLRGENQDVIGFVAVGYLLRDIDVTVRAQQRQIYGYIAIVLMFGVFGAAIIARGLKSAIFGLEPHEIAALYQERSAIIGTIREGVVAVDGAGQLTLVNQAARRYLGQEGNDNLRGRQLAEVCTNSELEQMLTGGQSVLDREMRLKGRTMIVNVVPFSGPPRGAVASFRPKDELDRLGRELSQMQEYSELLRSQSHEYSNKLHTIAGLLQIGAQQEALDLIMTEASGYEELIRTLTKAVPDPVVAGLIIGKFNRARELKVLLSLDPDSSLADVPAPIDRQHLVTILGNLLDNAFEAVRAGDRSPEVRLILTDLGDDLILEVEDSGPGVSPEVAETLFDKGVTTKGQAGRGYGLYLLRQAVTALGGNITYGQGELGGALFTVSIPKTGREEA; encoded by the coding sequence ATGGATTTTGACCCGGACCAAACGTCCTTGCTGGAACGTATCGACCGCCTGCTTCCCAGGAGTCTGCAGCTTAAGCTCAGTCTGCTGGTCACCGGTCTGCTGGTGCTGCTGATCAGTCTGGTGGGGGCGCTCTTCTCTGACTTTCTGCGCCACAGCCTGCTGGAGGAGATTGGCGCCAAAGCTCTCGATGTCGCCCATGCCGTCTCCTACGATCCTGAAGTTCTGGAGGGGCTTCTCACCCAGGATTCTGCCCGGACGCAGGCCGTGGCCGAAAAGATCCGGCAGGCGACGGGGGCACAATACGTGGTGATTGGTGACAGTCGCGGTATCCGCTATTCCCATCCGGACCCCTCGCGAATCGGCCATCCTTTTGTCGGTGGAGATCTGGGACCGGCCCTGCAGGAAGGGCGTGCCTATGTCTCTCGGGCTGTCGGCACGCTGGGCGAGTCGCTGCGTGGTATCGTGCCTTTACGGGGCGAGAATCAGGACGTCATCGGCTTTGTGGCCGTCGGCTACCTGCTGCGCGATATCGACGTCACGGTCAGGGCGCAGCAGCGGCAGATCTATGGTTACATCGCCATCGTGCTGATGTTCGGCGTTTTTGGCGCTGCTATTATCGCCCGCGGTCTCAAGAGCGCCATCTTCGGGCTGGAACCCCACGAAATTGCGGCCCTGTACCAGGAGCGCAGCGCCATTATCGGTACCATTCGCGAAGGGGTAGTGGCGGTGGACGGGGCAGGGCAGCTGACCCTGGTCAACCAGGCGGCGCGCCGGTACCTCGGCCAGGAGGGGAATGACAACCTGCGTGGCCGTCAGCTGGCGGAGGTTTGTACCAATTCCGAACTGGAACAGATGCTGACCGGCGGCCAGAGCGTGCTCGACCGCGAGATGCGGCTCAAGGGGCGGACCATGATCGTCAATGTGGTGCCCTTCAGTGGGCCGCCCCGGGGGGCGGTGGCGAGTTTCCGGCCCAAGGATGAACTCGACCGCCTTGGGCGTGAGCTGTCACAGATGCAGGAATACTCCGAACTGCTGCGCTCCCAGAGCCATGAATACTCCAACAAGCTGCACACCATCGCCGGTCTGCTGCAGATTGGTGCTCAGCAGGAGGCGCTGGATCTCATCATGACGGAGGCCAGCGGCTACGAGGAATTAATCCGGACCCTGACCAAGGCGGTGCCGGATCCGGTGGTGGCGGGACTCATTATCGGCAAGTTCAACCGGGCCCGGGAACTCAAAGTCCTTCTCTCGCTGGACCCCGACAGCTCGTTGGCCGATGTGCCGGCTCCTATCGACCGCCAGCACCTGGTCACCATTCTCGGCAACCTGCTGGACAATGCCTTCGAGGCGGTTCGGGCCGGCGACCGGTCCCCGGAGGTACGCCTGATTCTGACCGATCTGGGGGATGATCTTATTCTCGAAGTGGAGGATTCCGGACCGGGGGTATCCCCGGAGGTGGCCGAAACCCTCTTTGACAAAGGGGTGACGACCAAGGGTCAGGCCGGGCGCGGGTACGGCCTGTACCTGCTGCGTCAGGCGGTGACGGCGCTGGGAGGCAACATCACTTACGGCCAGGGAGAGCTGGGCGGAGCGCTCTTTACAGTTAGTATCCCCAAGACGGGCAGGGAGGAAGCCTGA